From Rutidosis leptorrhynchoides isolate AG116_Rl617_1_P2 chromosome 3, CSIRO_AGI_Rlap_v1, whole genome shotgun sequence, a single genomic window includes:
- the LOC139897376 gene encoding VQ motif-containing protein 4-like, which yields MENNNSTSTNSTTPTNHHHHHPSPPPTPIPRSDPNNPYPTTFVQADTTSFKKVVQMLTGSSETVKQAAETRPDTHTRNPIPPMKTVSNKKPTSKLYERRNNMKNFRISPLVPGFGSGFYGSPQKASAPELLSPGTLNFPSLVLSPVTPLVPDPFRSPVTGDCTNLNVEAEDNAIAKKGFYLHPSPVSTPGRESEPRLLPLFPVTSPRVSGSS from the coding sequence ATGGAAAACAATAATAGTACTAGCACAAATTCCACAACCCCCAcaaaccaccatcatcaccaccCTTCACCACCACCAACACCCATCCCCAGATCCGACCCGAATAATCCATACCCGACAACTTTCGTTCAAGCTGACACAACTTCTTTCAAGAAAGTTGTTCAAATGCTAACCGGATCTTCAGAAACAGTCAAACAAGCTGCAGAGACCCGACCCGACACACATACCCGTAATCCGATTCCGCCTATGAAAACGGTATCCAACAAAAAACCCACCTCGAAATTGTACGAACGTAGGAATAATATGAAGAATTTTAGGATCAGCCCATTGGTGCCCGGGTTTGGATCGGGGTTTTATGGGTCTCCACAGAAAGCAAGTGCGCCGGAGCTTCTTTCTCCCGGAACTCTGAATTTTCCGTCTTTGGTACTTAGTCCGGTAACACCTCTAGTGCCGGATCCTTTTAGGTCTCCGGTGACTGGCGACTGTACGAATTTGAACGTTGAAGCTGAAGATAACGCGATTGCAAAAAAAGGTTTTTATTTACATCCATCGCCGGTGAGTACTCCAGGAAGGGAATCGGAGCCCCGACTTTTACCTTTGTTTCCGGTGACGTCACCTAGGGTTTCAGGTTCTTCATGA